In the genome of Leucobacter luti, one region contains:
- a CDS encoding 3-hydroxyacyl-CoA dehydrogenase family protein, whose amino-acid sequence MNYSLPTDSADRPIVIVGAGTLGRRIAAVFAAGGSDVRIADLQEAQRTAALEYIAESLPELTERLHQQGTVVTAGTVTAVEQVADALSGAWLVVEAVPEKLEIKRPLFGDLDRLADHDALLATNSSSYASRYVIDEVTNAGRVFNMHFAMPPTSMAVELMSDGQTSEGLLEDVAEELRRYGLAPFIAHAESTGFIFNRIWAAIKRESLAVVAEGVSTPEDVDAIMRANMGLAAGPFALMDQVGLDVVLDIEEHYAAETPTLPEGPRELLRSYVSAGKLGRKTGEGFYTYGE is encoded by the coding sequence GTGAACTACTCACTCCCCACCGACTCCGCTGACCGCCCGATCGTCATCGTCGGCGCAGGCACGCTGGGCCGACGCATCGCCGCCGTCTTCGCGGCAGGCGGATCAGACGTCCGCATTGCGGATCTGCAGGAGGCGCAGCGAACCGCCGCACTCGAGTACATTGCTGAATCGCTCCCAGAGCTCACCGAACGCCTGCACCAGCAGGGCACCGTGGTGACAGCAGGTACGGTCACCGCGGTCGAGCAGGTCGCGGACGCACTCTCCGGAGCATGGCTCGTGGTCGAAGCAGTGCCGGAAAAGCTCGAGATTAAGCGCCCACTCTTTGGCGACCTCGATCGACTCGCTGACCATGACGCGCTGCTCGCGACGAACTCGTCGTCCTACGCCTCACGGTATGTCATCGACGAGGTGACGAACGCCGGACGGGTGTTCAACATGCACTTCGCCATGCCGCCCACCAGCATGGCAGTCGAACTCATGAGCGATGGGCAGACCTCGGAGGGGCTGCTCGAAGATGTCGCAGAAGAACTGCGCCGCTATGGCCTCGCACCCTTCATTGCGCACGCTGAGAGCACGGGGTTCATCTTCAACAGGATCTGGGCTGCGATCAAGCGTGAATCGCTCGCGGTCGTTGCTGAGGGGGTGAGCACGCCGGAGGACGTTGACGCGATCATGCGTGCCAACATGGGGCTCGCAGCCGGCCCCTTTGCGCTCATGGATCAGGTCGGCCTCGATGTGGTGCTCGATATCGAAGAGCACTACGCCGCCGAGACGCCCACGCTGCCCGAGGGTCCGCGCGAGCTGCTGCGCAGCTACGTTTCGGCCGGAAAACTCGGCCGCAAGACTGGCGAGGGGTTCTACACATACGGGGAGTAG
- a CDS encoding siderophore-interacting protein has product MAHHDLIIHPLVLRRVHVARMQDITPRMRRVTLTGTQLGAFTQDGMNFPAFASPGFDDHVKLIFAADGDIASALPVQLAHGIEWGPSESRQGRDYTPRRFDPVTQELDLDFVLHGDGPAASWARDAHVGDELWFAGPKSSTVVPADVDWVLLAGDETAIPAIMRFLDERPANAPARVIITISEESAQHALQLRDEDRVEWVVADPTDERALADAITRLAALPGTPYVWAAAESRALLQVRRIARTLGAPKSHTNITGYWHQRVGHDETTSQPLVPVLPEQPVMWFAVRAALQLGILDALAAEPLLPAALADRLRIPSAAALAPLLTLLAQGGVLTSLDDGRYTLDRLGEELSEDEHGQERFTGFAADQVLTLAALPDAIAEGGSAWQRSRGVSLRTAVETEPEYFAELLEQAGSLPHVLTGLIHHPIWTGAATIVITGPGAVHIGSVLSGATEADFTIHESTGPLEALRAEAGERDWRFSSQLPPDQDLAVTALAFGHRSDTEVIALLRALAVVAPRALLIERFTPDGLSEAADASHALVDFAAIGAPTRTPGATLRLAAAAGWVVGARQKLGWGIERVELSRAAQRS; this is encoded by the coding sequence ATGGCGCATCACGATCTCATCATTCACCCCCTCGTCCTCCGGCGTGTTCACGTCGCCAGAATGCAGGACATCACACCGCGCATGCGCAGGGTGACACTGACCGGCACGCAACTCGGGGCATTCACACAGGACGGAATGAACTTTCCGGCCTTTGCGTCCCCCGGATTTGATGACCATGTGAAACTCATTTTCGCTGCGGACGGAGATATTGCTTCGGCGCTCCCGGTGCAGCTCGCCCACGGGATCGAGTGGGGGCCGTCCGAGTCACGGCAGGGGCGGGACTACACCCCTCGTCGCTTCGATCCTGTGACGCAGGAACTCGACCTCGACTTCGTGCTACACGGGGACGGGCCAGCTGCGAGCTGGGCCAGGGACGCACACGTGGGCGATGAGCTGTGGTTCGCCGGCCCGAAGTCGTCGACCGTGGTCCCCGCTGACGTCGACTGGGTGCTGCTCGCCGGTGATGAGACCGCAATTCCAGCGATCATGCGGTTTCTCGACGAGCGCCCAGCGAACGCACCTGCACGAGTCATCATCACGATCAGCGAGGAGTCTGCCCAGCACGCATTGCAGCTGCGTGATGAGGATCGAGTCGAGTGGGTGGTGGCGGACCCCACCGATGAACGTGCACTCGCGGACGCGATCACACGGCTCGCAGCGCTCCCCGGCACCCCGTACGTCTGGGCGGCGGCCGAGAGCCGTGCACTGCTGCAGGTGCGCCGGATCGCGCGCACACTCGGCGCACCCAAATCACACACCAATATCACTGGCTATTGGCACCAGCGCGTCGGACACGACGAAACAACGTCGCAGCCCCTCGTTCCCGTGCTCCCTGAACAGCCCGTGATGTGGTTCGCAGTGCGAGCGGCCCTGCAACTGGGCATACTCGACGCACTCGCGGCCGAACCGCTCCTGCCCGCCGCCCTCGCTGATCGATTGCGTATCCCCTCGGCAGCGGCGCTCGCTCCACTCCTCACCCTGCTCGCGCAGGGTGGAGTATTGACGTCGCTCGATGACGGCCGCTACACACTCGACCGGCTGGGCGAAGAGCTCAGCGAAGATGAACACGGGCAGGAGCGATTCACCGGATTTGCAGCGGATCAGGTACTCACGCTCGCGGCGCTCCCCGACGCCATCGCCGAGGGAGGATCGGCCTGGCAGCGCTCCCGCGGGGTCTCGCTTCGCACCGCGGTCGAAACGGAGCCCGAGTACTTTGCAGAGTTGCTCGAACAGGCCGGCAGCCTTCCCCACGTATTGACGGGCCTGATCCACCACCCCATCTGGACTGGTGCCGCGACGATCGTCATCACGGGGCCGGGCGCGGTCCACATCGGCAGCGTGCTGAGCGGCGCGACCGAGGCAGACTTCACGATTCACGAGTCCACCGGCCCCCTTGAGGCCCTGCGCGCTGAAGCTGGCGAGCGCGACTGGCGCTTCAGCTCCCAGCTTCCGCCGGATCAGGACCTCGCGGTCACTGCACTCGCGTTCGGACACCGGAGTGATACGGAGGTCATCGCGCTCTTGCGTGCGCTCGCGGTCGTTGCTCCGCGCGCTCTGCTCATCGAGCGCTTCACCCCGGACGGACTCAGCGAAGCGGCAGATGCCTCGCACGCGCTCGTTGACTTCGCGGCGATCGGCGCCCCAACTCGCACTCCAGGCGCCACACTTCGCCTCGCCGCTGCGGCTGGGTGGGTTGTCGGTGCGCGGCAGAAACTCGGGTGGGGGATCGAGCGTGTCGAGCTGAGCCGCGCGGCACAGCGCTCGTGA
- a CDS encoding ABC transporter substrate-binding protein, which produces MFPRSRKPSIAFAAALLGASLLFTGCSAATAPEAAPSAVAEQTERTVTTEQGEVTVPAVPQRVVVLNYALAGYLYDLDVPVVGTTSEDFDHEPEFSELWGEGPKENNTEFITWGMDGFDLEGVLELEPDLILAGGLGLPNGLAAKSYDQLSQIAPTVIVGKDLATWQDQFAFIADDVLGRSTDFEDRVTAYDDRVAEVKAAIDVPATPASVLTITSDGTPYLLFEDAGLPQELEALGFTAAPLVQEHNLEPYNPGGDMATLSTEQVGQLLADVPTLFITGFNTDTTDVATLAENPVWAGTRAFAEGHAYDLPYWTVRGDYDKALALLDIIEEQFS; this is translated from the coding sequence ATGTTCCCGCGTTCCCGAAAGCCGTCCATCGCGTTTGCTGCAGCACTCCTTGGCGCATCGCTCCTCTTCACTGGCTGCTCAGCAGCTACGGCCCCCGAGGCCGCACCGAGCGCGGTCGCCGAGCAGACGGAACGCACGGTCACGACCGAGCAGGGTGAGGTGACGGTGCCAGCAGTGCCGCAGCGCGTGGTGGTGCTCAACTACGCCCTCGCTGGCTACCTGTACGACCTCGATGTACCGGTGGTGGGCACCACATCAGAGGACTTCGATCACGAGCCAGAGTTCTCCGAGCTCTGGGGCGAAGGGCCGAAGGAAAACAACACCGAATTCATCACCTGGGGCATGGATGGATTTGATCTCGAAGGGGTCCTCGAACTCGAACCAGATCTGATTCTGGCGGGCGGCCTCGGTCTTCCCAACGGCCTGGCGGCAAAAAGCTACGACCAGCTCTCGCAGATCGCGCCGACCGTGATCGTCGGAAAGGACCTCGCCACCTGGCAGGACCAGTTCGCATTCATCGCGGACGACGTACTCGGGCGCAGCACCGACTTCGAGGACCGGGTCACGGCGTACGACGACCGTGTCGCCGAGGTGAAAGCCGCCATCGATGTGCCCGCAACGCCTGCGTCAGTGCTCACGATCACCTCAGACGGCACCCCCTATCTCCTGTTCGAAGACGCAGGGCTGCCACAGGAGCTCGAAGCGCTCGGTTTCACCGCTGCACCGCTCGTGCAGGAGCACAACCTTGAGCCGTACAACCCGGGTGGAGACATGGCAACACTCTCCACCGAGCAGGTCGGCCAGCTCCTGGCGGACGTCCCGACCCTGTTCATCACAGGCTTCAACACCGACACCACCGACGTCGCAACGCTCGCGGAGAACCCCGTCTGGGCAGGAACCCGCGCGTTTGCCGAGGGACACGCCTACGATCTTCCGTACTGGACGGTGCGCGGCGACTACGACAAGGCCCTCGCGCTGCTCGACATCATCGAAGAGCAGTTCTCCTAG
- a CDS encoding 3-hydroxyacyl-CoA dehydrogenase NAD-binding domain-containing protein — MTAPRVAIIGAGVIGLSWAELFHERGWDVAVFDVSPDAVPRDRGFEIAASIADAVRGATLVQENGPERLAVKRELLAHIAAAATDDTIIASSTSSLLPSLLAEGNSRAAQILVGHPYNPPQIMPLVEIVPGPATRTDIVQEAERIYREIGKVPVALRREIPGFVGNRVQKAVLDEAMWLVTHGVVDAHAFDVIFQESLGLRWASIGVFEASHLGGGPAGLRHIIEHVGAALDAIELQRPDLSESDRSAIVQQVESAYGVADTYPARAERRDRITRAVRSTVGAEQRRATLYALDLLAGSVNRVDPFTGTVTPLHAGLTEAPDGIVVDPAAGTVTFTCMGAPDAPAARGEEPTFTRANGSLQRIPLAGGAPQVIVERGSFVTGKQLAADPATGRLYWSDREGRGIYRAEADGSGLTRLVDTRGTGPSEVEDWCVGIAVDPVAGLLYWTQKGGADAGQGRILRAGIEIPRGEDAATRSDIETLWQGLPEPIDLELDTAAGMIYWTDRGAGPEGNTLNRAPIPAPGQRGAFPTILSRGYREAIGLALDPVHHTAYVSDLSGEIREVQLGSGAERVIATLPGAATGLALTWE; from the coding sequence ATGACTGCACCACGCGTAGCCATCATCGGAGCCGGGGTCATCGGGCTCTCCTGGGCCGAGCTGTTCCACGAGCGCGGATGGGACGTCGCAGTATTCGACGTCTCTCCCGACGCGGTGCCACGCGATCGCGGCTTCGAGATCGCGGCCTCCATCGCTGACGCGGTGCGCGGCGCGACACTCGTCCAAGAAAATGGGCCGGAACGCCTCGCCGTCAAGCGAGAGCTCCTCGCGCACATCGCAGCGGCTGCCACAGACGACACGATCATCGCATCCTCCACGTCGAGTCTGCTCCCCTCGCTCCTCGCCGAGGGCAACTCGCGCGCCGCACAGATCCTCGTCGGCCATCCGTACAATCCACCACAGATTATGCCGCTCGTTGAGATCGTCCCTGGCCCGGCCACTCGCACCGACATCGTGCAAGAAGCAGAGCGCATCTATCGCGAGATCGGCAAAGTGCCCGTCGCCCTGCGGCGCGAGATCCCCGGTTTCGTCGGCAACCGCGTACAGAAGGCGGTGCTCGATGAAGCAATGTGGCTCGTTACGCACGGGGTCGTTGACGCGCATGCCTTCGACGTGATCTTCCAGGAGTCGCTCGGCCTGCGGTGGGCGTCAATTGGCGTCTTTGAGGCCTCCCATCTCGGCGGCGGGCCTGCCGGACTCCGACACATCATTGAGCACGTCGGTGCCGCGCTCGACGCGATTGAGCTGCAGCGGCCTGACCTGTCTGAATCCGATCGCTCAGCGATTGTGCAACAGGTCGAGTCCGCGTACGGCGTAGCCGACACCTACCCGGCCCGCGCGGAACGGCGTGACCGAATCACGCGCGCGGTTCGATCGACCGTCGGTGCTGAGCAACGACGAGCGACGCTGTACGCGCTCGATCTACTCGCCGGCAGCGTGAATCGCGTCGACCCGTTTACGGGCACAGTAACCCCGCTGCACGCTGGTCTCACAGAGGCACCCGACGGGATCGTAGTGGATCCAGCAGCCGGCACCGTCACCTTCACGTGCATGGGAGCACCTGATGCCCCAGCGGCCCGCGGTGAGGAGCCCACCTTCACCCGAGCCAACGGATCCTTGCAGCGAATCCCGCTCGCTGGCGGTGCACCACAGGTCATCGTTGAGCGCGGTAGCTTCGTCACCGGGAAGCAACTCGCCGCCGATCCCGCCACCGGGCGTCTCTATTGGAGCGACCGCGAGGGCCGCGGGATCTACCGCGCCGAGGCCGATGGCAGTGGTCTCACGCGACTGGTGGATACGCGCGGTACCGGACCGAGCGAGGTCGAGGACTGGTGCGTCGGCATCGCGGTCGACCCAGTTGCAGGCCTGCTCTACTGGACCCAGAAGGGCGGGGCCGACGCGGGCCAGGGGCGCATTCTCCGCGCAGGAATCGAGATTCCTCGTGGTGAGGACGCCGCCACGCGCAGTGATATCGAAACGCTGTGGCAGGGCCTGCCTGAGCCCATCGATCTGGAGCTCGACACCGCTGCTGGCATGATCTATTGGACGGACCGCGGCGCTGGCCCCGAAGGAAACACACTGAATCGCGCCCCGATCCCCGCCCCAGGTCAGCGCGGGGCTTTCCCAACCATCCTGTCCAGGGGCTACCGCGAGGCCATCGGACTCGCGCTCGATCCGGTGCACCACACAGCCTACGTCTCCGACCTGTCCGGCGAGATCCGCGAGGTGCAGCTCGGGAGCGGGGCCGAGCGAGTCATTGCCACACTGCCCGGCGCGGCGACCGGGCTCGCACTCACCTGGGAATAG
- a CDS encoding iron ABC transporter permease produces MLNTQTFDRMRFWGAGTLADRPDGTIAVILPFITAGLLLAMACARGMNALALGDDLARSVGSRIGWTRARGMLAVTLLCGAATAAAGPIGFIGLMVPHAVRFLVGPDQRWILPFSLVLGPVLVLSADVLGRIIVAPAELQVGVVTAFLGAPVLIALVRGTKVGGL; encoded by the coding sequence ATGCTAAACACCCAAACCTTTGACCGGATGCGGTTCTGGGGAGCGGGCACCCTCGCCGACCGCCCGGATGGCACGATCGCCGTGATTCTGCCGTTCATCACGGCCGGCCTCCTCCTCGCGATGGCCTGCGCGCGCGGCATGAACGCCCTCGCGCTGGGCGATGATCTCGCCCGGTCTGTTGGATCACGGATCGGCTGGACGCGCGCTCGCGGCATGCTTGCCGTGACACTCCTCTGCGGCGCAGCGACGGCAGCAGCTGGGCCGATTGGGTTTATTGGCCTCATGGTTCCACACGCGGTGCGTTTCCTCGTCGGACCTGATCAGCGGTGGATCCTGCCGTTCTCACTCGTGCTTGGCCCAGTTCTCGTGCTGTCGGCCGATGTCCTGGGTCGCATCATCGTGGCACCGGCCGAATTGCAAGTAGGCGTCGTGACCGCATTCCTTGGCGCCCCCGTCCTCATCGCGCTGGTGCGAGGCACGAAAGTCGGTGGATTGTGA
- a CDS encoding putative Ig domain-containing protein produces MAATLLAGIAVLSSVGPATPAQAVGALEEIPFPSDEGLGGTPDPVTDAELGTRRTNARADEPSPNDPITFPDPVLRSAIGSEIGVSSGTITYRDLSRLQTLKSKGSGITDLSGLEFAKNLSSLYVDNNGISSLAPLSNLTGLRQLTISNNPITDISALSSLTTINWLEINFTDVSSLEPLRGNTALAWLQVAYTSITTLEPLSEVTSLQEIWFQNTEISDLAPLAGLSRMLTISAPSARISDLEPLRGLEKLDTVNVNSNFISDMSVLEAWPQIRRVGFGNQTVIGAPVLVPSKAPSYTKIDVADTFSMPFGERQTVVAEADPTNNGEGAIWRDLAEDATELAVSVSQPIVPGGPAFSARVTYPVQSADFTNSTPPAAATDAPYSFSFATTDGYVDPETSVAPAGYELSSGEVPGLSLSATGVLSGTPTQVGNHPIVVRATDRHGNTLEREYTVQVELTLGEAPQIQTQTLTGGTVGTPYTAQVRATGTAPITFTVTAGTLPAGLKLSDSGRVSGTPSTTGTSHVTISAENSVGTDSKEYRISVAPPAPACVPARREPVFADVAFGQKFYTEIDWMHCMKLSTGTPQPPAKPLYKPKDNLSREAMAAFMFRLEAPKNYTAPKVSPFADVKPGDAFYAEIVWMWEAKLSTGTAQVTGKPLFKPKDGLSREAMAAFIYRLEAPKNYTAPKVSPLADMKPGMKFYTEISWMYSEMLTTGNTVGNTKEFWPKAKLSREAMAAFIYRLVTDYRA; encoded by the coding sequence TTGGCGGCCACTCTGCTGGCGGGTATCGCGGTGCTGTCGTCGGTGGGACCGGCCACACCGGCCCAGGCAGTGGGGGCGCTCGAGGAGATCCCATTCCCGTCGGACGAGGGCCTCGGGGGCACGCCAGATCCCGTCACTGACGCAGAGCTTGGGACACGGCGCACGAATGCGCGCGCTGACGAACCATCACCGAACGATCCCATCACCTTCCCGGATCCTGTGCTCCGCTCGGCAATCGGCAGCGAGATCGGGGTGAGCTCGGGGACGATCACCTACCGGGACCTTTCCAGGCTTCAGACGCTGAAGAGCAAGGGAAGTGGAATCACAGATCTGAGCGGCCTGGAGTTCGCGAAGAATCTCTCAAGCCTCTACGTCGACAACAATGGCATCTCGTCTCTTGCACCCCTGTCGAATTTGACAGGACTTCGGCAATTGACGATCTCGAACAACCCCATCACCGACATATCGGCGCTCTCCTCGTTGACCACGATCAACTGGCTCGAAATCAACTTCACCGACGTGAGTTCTCTGGAACCGCTTCGCGGAAACACCGCACTGGCCTGGCTGCAGGTGGCGTACACCTCGATTACGACTCTCGAACCGCTCAGCGAAGTCACGAGTCTCCAGGAAATCTGGTTTCAGAACACGGAAATCTCGGACTTGGCACCTCTTGCGGGGCTCTCCCGGATGCTCACGATCTCCGCGCCCTCCGCACGGATCAGTGATCTCGAGCCGCTTCGGGGGCTTGAGAAGCTTGACACGGTCAACGTCAACAGCAACTTCATTTCTGACATGTCAGTGCTCGAGGCCTGGCCCCAGATCCGTCGAGTCGGATTTGGCAACCAAACGGTCATCGGTGCACCCGTCCTCGTGCCGAGTAAGGCTCCGAGCTATACAAAGATTGATGTCGCTGACACGTTCTCGATGCCGTTTGGCGAGCGCCAAACGGTGGTTGCGGAAGCGGACCCCACGAACAATGGGGAAGGCGCGATCTGGCGGGACCTGGCAGAAGACGCAACCGAACTCGCGGTGAGCGTCTCACAACCCATCGTGCCGGGTGGGCCAGCGTTCTCTGCGCGAGTGACATATCCCGTGCAGAGTGCAGACTTCACGAACTCCACGCCGCCCGCCGCCGCGACGGACGCGCCCTATAGCTTTTCCTTCGCCACCACGGACGGGTACGTCGATCCTGAGACGTCCGTCGCCCCGGCAGGCTATGAACTTTCGTCCGGCGAAGTTCCAGGACTCTCGCTCAGCGCAACGGGGGTACTGTCCGGCACTCCCACTCAGGTGGGGAACCATCCGATCGTTGTTCGTGCCACAGATCGTCATGGAAACACTCTCGAGCGTGAGTACACCGTTCAGGTGGAACTCACCCTGGGTGAAGCTCCTCAGATCCAAACACAGACCCTCACGGGCGGAACGGTCGGGACGCCCTATACCGCTCAAGTGCGTGCAACCGGCACCGCGCCGATCACGTTCACAGTGACGGCTGGCACACTCCCCGCCGGCTTGAAGCTGAGCGACAGCGGACGTGTTTCAGGCACGCCATCGACCACGGGAACCTCGCACGTCACCATCTCTGCCGAGAACTCGGTGGGTACCGACTCGAAGGAGTACCGTATTTCGGTGGCCCCGCCAGCCCCCGCGTGCGTGCCAGCGCGGCGAGAACCGGTCTTCGCCGATGTCGCTTTCGGACAGAAGTTTTACACCGAAATCGACTGGATGCACTGCATGAAGTTGTCCACGGGTACGCCTCAGCCGCCCGCGAAGCCGCTCTACAAGCCGAAGGATAATCTGTCTCGCGAGGCGATGGCGGCGTTCATGTTCCGGTTGGAAGCGCCCAAGAATTACACGGCCCCGAAGGTGTCCCCGTTTGCTGATGTGAAGCCGGGGGATGCGTTCTACGCGGAGATCGTGTGGATGTGGGAAGCGAAGCTGTCTACTGGTACGGCGCAGGTGACAGGGAAGCCGCTGTTTAAGCCAAAGGATGGTCTGTCGCGTGAGGCGATGGCGGCGTTCATTTACCGCTTGGAAGCGCCAAAGAACTACACGGCTCCGAAGGTGTCTCCGCTGGCTGATATGAAGCCGGGGATGAAGTTCTACACGGAGATCTCGTGGATGTATTCGGAGATGCTCACCACGGGGAATACGGTGGGGAACACGAAAGAGTTCTGGCCGAAGGCCAAGTTGTCGCGTGAGGCGATGGCGGCGTTTATCTATCGGCTGGTGACTGACTACCGCGCATAG
- a CDS encoding TetR/AcrR family transcriptional regulator, with amino-acid sequence MTKGDAAGETEHADRATQPTTRARIRTRAALIDAAEAIFTERGTPTASIDEICTRAGFTRGAYYSNFRTVDDVFFALYERKTDALIAGMAGFDQHLPTAERTDTAVLEVAADEMLRVIPADTQWYALRALFGLRAASDPDMAAVLRTHGEALEHHMVPILEGISRIVGGELITDGAEATRIVIACHVGSVLQGPFVDDPARLRRDAILTALRGVLTTHATSH; translated from the coding sequence ATGACGAAGGGCGACGCAGCAGGCGAGACCGAACACGCCGACAGGGCCACCCAGCCCACCACGCGAGCTCGAATCCGCACCCGAGCGGCCCTCATCGATGCCGCCGAAGCAATCTTCACTGAGCGCGGCACCCCGACGGCCTCCATTGACGAGATCTGCACGCGCGCCGGATTCACTCGCGGCGCCTACTACTCAAACTTCCGCACCGTTGATGACGTCTTTTTCGCACTCTACGAGCGCAAAACTGACGCGCTGATCGCGGGCATGGCCGGATTCGACCAGCATCTCCCCACCGCCGAGCGCACCGACACGGCCGTGCTCGAGGTGGCAGCAGACGAGATGCTTCGCGTGATCCCCGCAGACACCCAGTGGTATGCCCTCCGCGCACTCTTCGGCCTACGCGCCGCGTCCGATCCCGACATGGCAGCCGTGCTCCGCACACACGGTGAAGCACTGGAACACCACATGGTGCCAATTCTTGAGGGGATCTCGCGCATCGTCGGAGGTGAATTGATTACCGATGGCGCAGAGGCCACCCGGATCGTGATCGCCTGTCACGTCGGATCTGTCCTCCAGGGCCCGTTCGTCGATGACCCAGCTCGGCTGCGGCGCGACGCGATCCTCACAGCGCTCCGCGGAGTGCTCACCACCCACGCAACATCACACTGA
- a CDS encoding helix-turn-helix domain-containing protein produces MLRADLLSVVPENAVRFLGHDTHVHEEPHLIHVVSGTADLVVEGRAMRLGPRENLWLAPRVAHSAKYSEESVVFGPFLSPHTIPPARIQLLGIVPDLSRIVATILGAGPRTSAEVHRFRVALDEVLNAMRQDCFSLVSPRHPAARLVARASLAGVAGAVGTGSGAGAVPGSSWTGNAATLEELAASAGTSARHIQRLFREETGLSFRSWRARARLNVAVAQLRGGAPLQAAARAAGYATRPGLLTALSRETGIARDDLARDPVGALDRWIAVSAPTWNEGYGSRRAAS; encoded by the coding sequence ATGCTGCGTGCTGATCTCCTCTCGGTGGTTCCCGAAAACGCCGTGCGATTTCTGGGCCACGACACCCACGTGCACGAGGAGCCGCACCTGATCCACGTCGTGAGTGGCACCGCTGATCTCGTGGTGGAAGGACGCGCGATGCGGTTGGGACCGCGTGAGAACCTGTGGCTCGCGCCCCGTGTTGCACACTCTGCGAAGTATTCAGAGGAGAGCGTCGTGTTTGGCCCGTTCCTGTCGCCCCACACGATTCCACCGGCGCGTATTCAGCTGCTCGGTATTGTGCCGGATCTCAGCCGGATTGTGGCGACGATACTGGGCGCAGGCCCGCGCACCAGTGCTGAGGTGCACCGGTTCCGCGTCGCGCTCGATGAAGTCCTCAACGCCATGCGGCAGGACTGCTTTTCGCTCGTCTCACCGAGACACCCGGCTGCGCGGCTGGTGGCTCGCGCAAGCCTCGCGGGGGTGGCAGGGGCAGTGGGCACAGGCAGTGGGGCCGGCGCCGTTCCCGGATCATCATGGACCGGGAATGCGGCGACCCTCGAAGAGCTCGCGGCGAGCGCGGGAACGAGCGCGCGACACATCCAACGCCTATTCCGCGAGGAGACCGGGCTATCGTTTCGGAGCTGGCGTGCTCGAGCACGCCTCAACGTCGCAGTGGCCCAGCTCCGGGGTGGAGCGCCGCTCCAGGCGGCCGCGCGCGCTGCCGGCTACGCGACGCGGCCGGGCCTGCTCACTGCGCTAAGCCGCGAGACCGGCATCGCTCGCGACGACCTTGCGCGAGATCCCGTCGGCGCGCTTGACCGGTGGATCGCCGTGAGCGCGCCGACGTGGAATGAGGGCTACGGGAGTCGCCGCGCCGCTTCCTAA
- a CDS encoding iron chelate uptake ABC transporter family permease subunit, with the protein MTVAPPATVTRSAVRFRRRAAWLALSAVLLLAVSAASIAIGSAALPLSTVWSAFTAPDGGIDHATILTLRVPRTLLGLLIGASLAVAGALMQGLTRNPLGDPGILGVNAGAGFAIVLGVSVWGVTRISDYLWFGFLGAVVAGAVVYAVAARGPGGATPLRLTLVGVALSAVLMGFSFTLSRC; encoded by the coding sequence GTGACTGTCGCGCCCCCGGCCACCGTGACACGATCGGCTGTGCGCTTCCGGCGCAGAGCAGCCTGGCTCGCACTGTCCGCGGTGCTGCTGCTCGCCGTGAGCGCAGCGAGCATCGCGATCGGCTCGGCCGCACTCCCCCTGAGCACAGTGTGGTCGGCTTTTACCGCACCGGACGGCGGTATCGACCACGCGACGATCCTCACACTTCGAGTTCCCCGCACACTGCTGGGGCTGCTCATCGGTGCCAGCCTTGCTGTGGCGGGTGCACTCATGCAGGGTCTCACGCGGAATCCGCTGGGCGATCCCGGCATCCTCGGGGTGAATGCCGGAGCTGGCTTCGCAATCGTCCTCGGGGTGTCCGTGTGGGGAGTGACGCGGATTTCCGACTATTTGTGGTTCGGGTTTCTCGGCGCAGTGGTGGCCGGGGCCGTGGTGTATGCCGTTGCCGCGCGCGGCCCCGGTGGGGCGACGCCGCTGCGACTGACACTCGTCGGCGTTGCGCTGAGCGCCGTCCTGATGGGGTTCTCTTTCACACTCTCGCGATGCTAA